The DNA segment TGCGTCCTGGTACACGCGCGCCCCCGCCTCGCGGAGCCGCTTCAGTTTCTCCAGCCTCTGTTCGTACAGGTTGTCTATTTCCATTGCCTCACCCGAAACCGCTCCTCAGTTCTCTAACCACTGAAAACACTGAATATTCTGAATCGTTGTTTCTCCAGTGATTTCTGTGTCTTCAGTGGTTAAAACATTACACGATCTTCTCCGTGCCCTCCGTGCCCCTGCCTGCCGGCAGGCAGGTCCGTGGTGAAAACCAATTAAACAAAAGCGCACGGGCGCTCCATTCCTCCACGCCCGCGCGCCTCGCGTGCTGCGCCTCTTCAACAACCTCACTGCGCCTGAATGGGTTGCTCCTGTGCGGGTGGGGGCGGGGCATCAGGCGGCTTCTGCTGCAATGGCCCCTCCGGCGCCTCGACCCACGGATTGTACTCGGGCTGAACCAATCCATTCCATTCTGTTTTCGGCAACGGCATGGGGAAGGTTGCAAGGTCCGCCGCGCCCGAGAGGACACGCAGCGGCACCATGATGATTCCCTTCCCCACTCCCATCGGGGCTCCCCGCATGATGCCCTTTTCCTTACACATCGCGTACGGCTGGTAGGGAAGTTCCAGCCAGCAGCCCAGCACGTTGGAGAATCCCCTGTCCGCCTTATGGCTGACATCGTCCCAGTAACCGGCAAACGCAACCGCGCTCAGCACCACGAGCAGGATCCCCGCGCATAATACACGTATCACACTCATGCCCTCCTCCTTTCCAACCGGGTGAGATTGTACCGTATATTCGCTCCCCGCGTAAAGCCCATTGCCTTTTTTCTTTTCACTATTCACCATCCACTTTTCACTCTCCACTGTGTCTGAGGTACGCCTCGATAAACGGCTGGATCTCTCCATCCATGACCGCCTGCACATTGCCTGTTTCATGCCTGGTCCGGTGGTCCTTGACCATCTGGTAGGGCTGGAAGACGTAGGAGCGGATCTGGCTTCCCCAGGCAATTTCCTGTTTCTCCCCCCGCTCCTTTGCAAGTTCCTCCTCTTTGATCCGCCGGAAGTGCTCCGCCACGCGCGCGGTGAGCACGCGCATCGCGGTCACGCGGTTCTTGTACTGCGAGCGCTCGTTCTGGCACTGCACGACGATCCCGGTCGGGAAGTGCGTGATGCGGACGGCGGAGTCCGTCTTGTTCACGTGCTGGCCGCCCGCCCCGTGGGCGCGGAAGGTGTCGATCCTCAGATCCTCGTCCTTGATCTCGATCTCCTGCTCTCCCTCCACCTCCGGCACCACGTCCGCCGATGCGAACGAGGTGTGCCGCCGCTTATTCGAGTCGAACGGGGAAATCCGCACGAGCCGGTGAACGCCGCGCTCCGCCTTAAGGTAGCCATAGGCGTAGGCTCCCCTGACGGACAGCGTGACGCTGCGGAATCCGGCCTCCTCGCCCGGGGTCATGTCGAGGACCTCCACCGCGCACCCGCGCTGCTCCGCCCACCGCCGGTACATCCGAAGCAACATCGCGACCCAGTCGCAGGACTCGGTGCCGCCGGCCCCCGCGTGGATCATCATGATCGCCCCCGCCTGGTCGTGCGGGTCAGCCAGCATCGACTTGAGCTCGAGCTCGCGGTACTCGCCTTCGACGCGCTCGAGGTCCTTCGCCAGTTCTGGGGCGGAGCTCTCGTCCCCCTCAGCCCTGATGAGTTCGAGGAATACGCCGATGTCCTCCGCTTCCTTGCTGATCTTCTCCCAGCACCCGACTGTCTCCTTGATCCTGCTGAGCGTTTCGGTGACGGTCCGTGCGCCGGCCTGGTCGCTCCAGAAACCCGACCTGCCTATCTTCTCCTCGAGGCCGGAAATCTCCTTCCGCTTGCCGGGGACGTCAAAGGTAGTCTCCGAGCTTCTGCAGGCCATCAATGAGCCGCATTTGCCGGTCGATCAGTTCGTCAAGCATATAACCCTCCGGATAAATCCCAAATCCCAAACCTTAAATCCCAAATCCAAAATCCCAAATCCCAATATAGCAACTGCATCTCCAGGCGGCAATCGTCACATAATCAGGAGCGCCTGAACAGCCTCCCGCAGAAGATGGTGAGTACTGCCGCCAGGCAGTAGATCGAAAAAACATTCCCCCACTTCGTATACAGCGTGGGTGTTCCCCCGATCCGGATGTTCTCCACCGCCGTTCCCTGGACGCAGAGCTCCCTTCCCAACGCATCCCGCAGAACATGATACACCCTTCCATGTCGATCGATGAAGCATGAGAGGCCGCTGTTGGTGGCCCGCACCATGGGAACCGCGTTTTCAACGCACCGGAACACCGCGTAGGCGGCGTGCTGGTATGGCTGGCTCGACCTGCCGAACCAGGCATCGTTCGTTATATTGACGAGGAACCGCGCCCCCCGCTGCACGGCCTCGCGCGCGAGATCGGGGAATATGTCCTCGAAACAGATGAGCGGGGCGAAGTCCACCTGAGAAATCGAGAAGACGGTCGCGGTCTTCCCCTGGCTGAAGCCCTCCTCGAAGGGGACG comes from the Candidatus Auribacterota bacterium genome and includes:
- the prfB gene encoding peptide chain release factor 2 (programmed frameshift) — translated: MLDELIDRQMRLIDGLQKLETTFDVPGKRKEISGLEEKIGRSGFWSDQAGARTVTETLSRIKETVGCWEKISKEAEDIGVFLELIRAEGDESSAPELAKDLERVEGEYRELELKSMLADPHDQAGAIMMIHAGAGGTESCDWVAMLLRMYRRWAEQRGCAVEVLDMTPGEEAGFRSVTLSVRGAYAYGYLKAERGVHRLVRISPFDSNKRRHTSFASADVVPEVEGEQEIEIKDEDLRIDTFRAHGAGGQHVNKTDSAVRITHFPTGIVVQCQNERSQYKNRVTAMRVLTARVAEHFRRIKEEELAKERGEKQEIAWGSQIRSYVFQPYQMVKDHRTRHETGNVQAVMDGEIQPFIEAYLRHSGE
- a CDS encoding exosortase system-associated protein, TIGR04073 family — encoded protein: MSVIRVLCAGILLVVLSAVAFAGYWDDVSHKADRGFSNVLGCWLELPYQPYAMCKEKGIMRGAPMGVGKGIIMVPLRVLSGAADLATFPMPLPKTEWNGLVQPEYNPWVEAPEGPLQQKPPDAPPPPAQEQPIQAQ